The genomic interval AATGTCAATCTTATGTTGTTAGTCAAAACTATTGCTATGTGCAGGGGTTACATTACATACGTAATCTCTTTTGGCTAAGAGGTCTAttgtgtaatttattcattttattttttttgctgcttCCTTCTCCACAGCTACGCAGTTCTCTTATGGTGCTTCAGAAGAGCTTTCAGGTCTACAACAGTTCATCCTCTCAGCTTTAAATGCCATTGGGTTTTGCGACCTGACAACACAAGGGTATTCTTCCCATAAGACATACCCTCGCTGAGGAGTGTTGCCATAGGGACAGTCACCCTGTGCAGACTCGTAGCCATGTTCATCATCTCTCTGGGCTTTTTTTGTTGTggttagatgttttttttaattgtcaaaGGGGATCTTTGCACTGATACACTAAATCTTGCAAGTTTCCTCTTGTATTTGCTAACCTGACCTTGAAACGGAAAGAAAAAAGCGACTCTTTTGCTCATTCTTCAGAGTTCATGTTGCTGAAGTGAAAGTAACAGCAATGTAGCAGGTTGAAACACAAAGGGTGACCTCATGTTCTGAACTGTCGGATGCTAATTTGCTGAACAGTTTTTCTGGACTACAACAAAAGCTTTATAAAGCTAAACATTCTCAGATATGTAATGGATTCAGTGCAGTTGCACAGGTTCTTCACTCTGATTATTGAGGGGGCAGTGCCGGCCAATTGCCTCCAGCTCACATGTAAGAGATCTGCCTAAAATTTACTTGAGTGCCTTTTCTGTCTTGATTTAGATACTGTTCTTGTCTCAAGATACCTCTAAGAATTTGTAAAtgattgcacctttaaaacattattaatgcaGGGATCATCACTGACAAATGATTGTATGTGTTGAAATTGTAGAATGTTTGAAATTCTGAATGTTGATCaggattttaataatgtctaatgGTACAGGTTCATATGGAGAAGATAATATATCTGACGTTTACTGTAAATGATGAGTGATGTTTTACCTATAAATTGTTTACACTTGTCTTTAAATAccacttttgtttgttttgcttttagGGACCGTATTGTCACTGTGAAATAAATTTGACACATTCATGTAAATGCTTTACTTGGGAAAATAAGAATTTATAATCCTCAAGCATTCCAAACTTTCACAGAAATATATATGAGGTGGATGTGTATAGATGTCTTATTTTTTCTGCATAGATTGagatattttttctgtttttttttttttttgtttaaattttgttctgaaactatttataaataaaattcaaatgttCAATTTGTGAAGTttgctattttaatttttttattttattgagatTTTGTTATGGTGTGTTTATGATCTTGTTGGTAACCTAGACATCAAAGTAAAAATCATTTAGTAAAAATACAGTTCGTTCAGTAAAGTTTATAATCAGGAAATGAAAGGGTTAGTTTGCACTGACGTCAGGAAGATAAAGGCAGTCTATTCGACACTCGCATACACAGGGCGGTCAAGCGCGCGTGCTGTGCGCGGCTGCAGTTTATTTATGTTACGCGACTTCCTGGTGTTCTTCGTAGATTTGGGCTGCTTAAGTTTTTCTTGTGCAGCTCCTCGTAGACTCTTTTGAGTACAAGTAGCCTATGATGGAGCAGGGGGGTAAAAAGACTAGAACGTTCCGATACCGAAAATGAGACTGACAGCTGATGCTCACACTCACAGCACTTCCGAAAGGAACTTCTACAATATGAATGTTTTGTGCTGTAAGTACGAAACATAGCATGCCACATGTTACGTTTGACTTGTCTCTATTAGTTTATTTACGTATTATAGTGAGTACTTTTGTTGTTTGACGTGTTCTAGACGCCCAGTATGTCGTTTATCAGAACCTCATCGCTTTACATCCGACGAACTTTCCAGTCTCGTAGCTGCGCGTAAACAAAATATTGggtaattaaatgtgtttatatttaaaatctatTCAAAATATGCTGCCAAAATctatcctttctttctttctttctgtctgtctgtctgtctgtatgtaatgtatgtatgtacagccaaggtcatgggttcgattcccagtgAATGCATGAAAAGATCTGTTGTATAGGTCTGCTTTGTATGCACTgtagctttggataaaagcgtctgccaaatgcatgtgtaaatgtttatttatttattttttgactaaTTAATGATGATGACTAATAAAAGATCATATTATGCACATActtgttttgaatgttttcaaATTAGTGTTATTAGTATAATTTAGTGTAATTAGTTTATCATGATAAAGGCCTacttttatagttttaaatattttatattttatttttatattttgttttcattttaattttaaagttgaagtaattttgttgtgtggtttgccatttttattactttttttaaacatgtttttttaaacattttttaaatatgcgtttttattaagttttagttcatttattttgaattattttagcttaaattaaaacaaaaatgagaattggcaattagatgaaaaaatagtttcagttttatattttattttatttcagttaatgtttatttcaagtcatggaaatgttttattattattattattttagggttttaggttttgttttagttaatgataataacctgTCTCAAATGCACAGGCCTGGATCCATTAATGATGCACCTTTAAATCAATGCTGTTCTCCCACACCATTAAACATAATGCGAACTATCTATAGAGGCCTCATATAGAAGAAATCGTCCCAGATAGTGGATCCTCAGGGATACCTTTACATAGAGGATATTCTAGGATATGTCAGATGAATGACCAATACAGTATACAGTGTATATTTTTGTCTGGCCATTAGTCTGCCATACAAGTCTAATAAATTGAGGCATGCATTCTGAAATTTAAATTTGGTTTCCTCACAGGAATGAAATCTACCCTCACCTACATTTTATAAGTTGACATCATGACGAAGAGATCCCGTCGAACACTAGATCAGGATGACCCTCTGTGCTGTTGTGAGTACATTGATCGTCATGGCGGGCGTAGTCACATGGTAGCATGTTGCTGTGACTGTGAGGACTTGGATGATGCTTGTGACAGGTGAGCGAGGGGccactaaaataacactttggATTCATTAATTTCtacttagggtgtgttcacacttgcaGTTCggttcttttgttttgtttggtccggaccaaaaaagaaaatgatacatcTAGTCCTGGTTCGCTTAGCGTCCACACTGCCATTTTTAACATCAGATCTAAAGATACAAAGCAAAAGGAATAAGGATATGGTCACAATCAGATTTTATGACCTATTTTTGAGACAGAACTttccgaacatccaaaacaatgctgtgtgctggacTAAATGCGGCTCTGTGGATTTGCTTAGAACATTGTctatttttgctctattttgtgAATGAAAATAGTTCTAAGTCTAAAATGAAAGTCACCTAACATTAagttcttgtttattgaactgttatTGTTATTGAACTGTTATTGAATAGCACATATATAtccttttataaatattaaaaaacaagaactcatacAAGGACATTTCTGCCCCATGTATCTTGAATTTTGGgggcatttttattatattaggtGCCATTTTTGCCCCTAGCCCTTGTTAATTTCTGTGATGGTGGGGGGCAAGGCTTTTTCTAAAAGTGCAAGCGGAGGCACCTTCTGTTGCAAGGCCCATTTCAAGTGAAATGGGTGAAACATAGCAAAGGCCGCTACTGTCTATGTATGTGTTTTCGACACCTGAACAAAATGATAATAGGCAACGTAACTTATATCATGAGAAAAAAAGCAGGTGTttttgaaaattctgtcctttctagggtcgcatcttgtgacatcacgtcctgtttttggttcgttgaGAGTGTCTTTGGTCCtagttgcattcatatttcagtcgaaaAACACCAGAGTTCACTTGAAACCCCTGAAAATGTGGGTCTCCGTccacttgtttggtgcgcaccatggcagcgttcacacttattcaaatgaactgaACTCAGAGCAGTcacaccagagttcatttgaatcaaaccaaacctgccaagtgtgaacacacccttaaaaatagtaaaatgtgttaaatgaaaaatatgatacaatattttattttccagatGGATGAAGAAGGCGCCTCAAAATCCAGACTCCATATCTCGGGTAGTCGCCACGATCAGTGATCGTCTGCGGGTGCCCTGGATATATGGTGCCCAACAAGTTGATCTATCATTGATCCCTCCTCTTATTCTGCTTCCtgtttttttgcacattgcAGCCTTGCACTACTTGCTGGGTATTTTAGTGCTAACAGCATTGCCCATCATGGTTCTTTGGTACTACTACTTCACTCATCGAAAGAAAGGACGCACTTTATTCTTCCTCAGCCTTGCCCTCTTCTCCCTCTTCTACATGTTCTACCTCTTCATCACCGAAGTCGTCCCTCGCGGTGATGTGAATCATTTTCAGTTGGGAGCTGTGATGGCGGGTGTTGCTCTTACGGTCATTTCTCTCATAATCACCAAGAGGGGGCCGGGTTACGTCAGGCCTCGTCCATCTGACACTCATAGTACAGTGACCTATCACAAGCCACCACCTGATGTAGATGCCGCCTATCTAAATGGAGAACGGCACCAGGTGGTGATAGCCAATCAAGCCAGTCCTCCTGAACAAATTAGTGAATCTGGGACAGCACAGGAGAGTGTTCAGAGGACGAATTGGTGTACAGTATGCAAAGTGGCGCGTCCCCCGAGAGCCGGACACTGCAGGATCTGTGGAGTCTGCATCCTGCGTCTGGACCATCACTGTGTCTGGTGGGTTACTTATTCAAGAGGGTCTCAGTCATTATTATCTGGGTAAATTTCATCTGCAGATAACATGTTTGGGTCATATTTCACgcaaaaatcaaaagaaaaaaaacaagcataaagaaaataaagcatgCAATTAGCACCATTagtatttttttgcattgtaaaattattttaaacaaaaattttaacacattttccCCACAAGTTCTCATTATTGCAGCATGAACAAGatctaaaaataatatatgtaatattataatatataattttacttttaaagtattttgtaatttgtacatttaatttaattttaaaatgtagtaatttaatttttcatttatttagtttgaatttatatatatatatatatatatatacacagtaaaaccaaaatgtattcagacaccttgaacatttcattcattaatacagtttattcactatagtttaaaaattttttaataaaatatgacaagatctcagagttaaactgtgtcagaaaacattcatcttaattatgtcagataatgCTTAatcaaaacatggtcaggtcaaagtgtctgaataatttttggttccaaatttttatcaattttactggtagtccactgtgtgaagaatttttgggtataatatgtcacagtttacttaattttgctatcctcacttacataaatgaactatagtgtcctgcacccactagtaaaatatattaaaaatgtctaaatcatttttggtttgattgtgtatatatatagtgaaaatCCATCAAGAATCctcaattataattataatcatttttataattaataattttataattagaaatataaatgtaatactaATTTTTGagaatatttcaatttaatttgtctttgaaaataatgtcacaatacaaaaaaagttaatggtGCTAAAATACAGTACATTATAGTGCAATATTTTTCAAGCCAATCAAATACACACATTAGCATGAGAGGGCGCTAattaatgctgtttttattttttacataatttttaaattgattattaaaatctttcTGTGTACACATGAATTATtaagaaagcaagagagaatgagaataaataaaggtgtgcgtttgtgtgtttgtaaagtcaaatgtgtgtatgtgcgtgcatGGGTGGGCGTGGGGGATatgggtgaaaagaaatctgattggataGTTTAGTTTTGTCGCTTTTTCCACACATGAAAAATTACGTTACAGAtagcaaatgtttaaaaacaagctcaaaatgtttaaacgctctctaaaacagctgaacttgattgaaacatttgCAAAAGGCCTAAAACTATTGAGTAGGGATGGAGAAATGAAGCCTCTTAAATATTTGAAGCTTTTCTCTGAATGTTTCGGGAAAAGTTTCAGAGTGTCGAATCTTGTGACgggtaaaatttacagcagccataaaCCTGAGTGCGTTGTTTTATCCATTAAGCACAAATGCTAGTTCTGTGCATACCCTGAGATAAAATCCTGCAGGCGCCCCTTTTGGTTACTGACCCATTTTTAATTTGCCACACATCCTTCAAGCTTCCATCATTAGTTATACTGCATGGTGAAGTCTTATCT from Ctenopharyngodon idella isolate HZGC_01 chromosome 23, HZGC01, whole genome shotgun sequence carries:
- the zdhhc23b gene encoding palmitoyltransferase ZDHHC23-B translates to MTKRSRRTLDQDDPLCCCEYIDRHGGRSHMVACCCDCEDLDDACDRWMKKAPQNPDSISRVVATISDRLRVPWIYGAQQVDLSLIPPLILLPVFLHIAALHYLLGILVLTALPIMVLWYYYFTHRKKGRTLFFLSLALFSLFYMFYLFITEVVPRGDVNHFQLGAVMAGVALTVISLIITKRGPGYVRPRPSDTHSTVTYHKPPPDVDAAYLNGERHQVVIANQASPPEQISESGTAQESVQRTNWCTVCKVARPPRAGHCRICGVCILRLDHHCVWINSCVGQANHLSFLLTLVFFLLTSLYGISLVLRSVCPHQSVMTALLYCPDVYKQYSSALCFTCAWYSSIVTGGLLHLLILQLINVSFNVTEREARLALREKTGRSRLWGLIVDTGVYSRGFRSNWTEFLTMSKESSNHKPSDLV